In the Bordetella genomosp. 10 genome, one interval contains:
- a CDS encoding cold-shock protein, whose protein sequence is METGIVKWFNSDKGYGFIMPESGGKDLFAHSSEIEGNGASALVENQRVSFDVGQGAKGPQATNIRIL, encoded by the coding sequence ATGGAAACAGGCATCGTAAAGTGGTTCAACTCGGACAAGGGCTACGGCTTCATCATGCCGGAGTCTGGCGGCAAGGATTTGTTCGCCCACAGTTCGGAAATCGAGGGTAATGGCGCGTCGGCACTGGTGGAAAACCAGCGCGTAAGTTTCGACGTAGGGCAAGGCGCCAAAGGCCCGCAAGCCACGAACATCCGCATATTGTAG